From Halostagnicola kamekurae, the proteins below share one genomic window:
- a CDS encoding HalOD1 output domain-containing protein — protein sequence MTREELMSVRVAEKIAAREGVPSSELTPPMYNVIDTDALDSLYRSTRDGQVKPSLEFTYNGYFVRIDSSGRIHVDETATTPDPDAHGLSC from the coding sequence ATGACACGCGAAGAACTGATGAGCGTTCGAGTCGCCGAGAAAATCGCAGCTCGTGAAGGGGTACCCTCTTCTGAACTGACGCCGCCGATGTACAACGTTATCGACACGGACGCGCTCGACTCACTCTATCGCTCGACCCGCGACGGTCAGGTCAAACCGAGCCTCGAGTTCACGTACAACGGCTACTTCGTTCGCATCGATTCCTCCGGGCGGATTCACGTCGACGAGACGGCGACGACCCCCGACCCCGACGCCCACGGATTGAGCTGTTGA
- a CDS encoding DolP-mannose mannosyltransferase: protein MSPRSLSEIHARWLVVLGPIVAVLFAIASVRYVQTRWPTLATDPAFFQHTGWYIVHGGVPYVDVWDVNPPVPFAITAVLAVLSGGDMLVLHGLSTALTVLVAASSVLLVGWTAYLVTEEHVAAIAAGLAMLIVPELVVLSLEGVRAQFYALFFGSLALVLVLRDRPFLAGVAAALSAGSWQSGAVFAPLIVGMAYQRYGGRAAVRAIAGGGVVTGIVVVVFAAAGAFVPMVVQSIVAPLRAGGPYTLAERVYSILLVFGYGAVIFPVALYGWGRAAVRDLDSRWWIPVGGVILTLQVLFVDLDGSTDAFLLLSFIALGVAVTVERVIALRTESTDDRRDDISRTNNSLLASVVIVLLVGVLVLGGVVWHLDSPPPKPTLQTNQQQAEPPGEDLPITPADGNAPSMQTIYWEQLKPDTCHYRLSWNEIRWVAMTDDRLDARQCDGWPSRTERS, encoded by the coding sequence ATGTCGCCGCGTTCACTCTCCGAGATCCACGCCCGTTGGCTCGTCGTCCTCGGTCCGATAGTCGCGGTCCTGTTCGCTATCGCGTCCGTCCGCTACGTACAGACCAGGTGGCCCACGCTCGCAACGGATCCGGCGTTCTTCCAGCACACGGGCTGGTACATCGTTCACGGCGGCGTTCCATACGTCGACGTCTGGGATGTGAACCCGCCCGTTCCATTCGCCATTACGGCCGTGCTCGCCGTCCTCTCCGGCGGGGACATGCTCGTCCTCCATGGTCTGAGCACCGCACTCACGGTGCTCGTCGCGGCCTCGAGCGTCCTGCTCGTGGGCTGGACTGCGTATCTCGTGACCGAAGAGCACGTTGCGGCGATCGCCGCCGGCCTCGCGATGCTGATCGTTCCGGAACTCGTCGTCCTCTCTCTGGAAGGGGTCAGAGCGCAGTTCTACGCGCTGTTTTTCGGATCGCTCGCGCTCGTACTCGTCCTCCGCGACCGCCCATTTCTCGCGGGGGTCGCCGCGGCGCTCTCCGCCGGATCGTGGCAGTCGGGGGCCGTCTTCGCGCCACTGATCGTCGGGATGGCCTATCAGCGATACGGCGGACGAGCCGCGGTCAGGGCCATCGCGGGCGGTGGCGTCGTGACCGGGATCGTCGTCGTCGTATTCGCGGCCGCGGGGGCTTTCGTTCCCATGGTCGTCCAGTCGATCGTCGCGCCGCTGCGCGCCGGCGGACCGTATACTCTGGCCGAACGCGTCTACTCGATATTGCTGGTGTTCGGCTACGGAGCGGTGATCTTTCCTGTGGCGCTCTACGGCTGGGGCCGGGCAGCCGTCCGCGATTTGGACTCGCGCTGGTGGATACCGGTCGGAGGCGTGATTCTCACCCTGCAGGTACTGTTCGTCGATCTCGACGGCTCGACGGATGCGTTCCTGTTGCTTTCGTTCATCGCACTGGGAGTTGCGGTCACCGTAGAGCGCGTAATCGCGCTGCGCACAGAGTCGACAGACGATCGCCGTGACGATATTTCCCGAACGAACAACAGTCTGTTGGCGAGTGTCGTCATCGTATTGCTCGTCGGTGTGCTCGTTCTCGGCGGAGTCGTCTGGCACCTCGATTCGCCGCCACCGAAACCGACGCTGCAAACGAATCAACAGCAGGCCGAACCACCCGGGGAGGACCTCCCGATAACCCCCGCGGACGGAAACGCCCCCTCCATGCAAACCATCTACTGGGAACAGCTCAAGCCAGATACCTGTCACTATCGATTGAGCTGGAACGAAATCCGGTGGGTCGCAATGACCGACGACCGGTTGGATGCACGCCAATGCGACGGCTGGCCGAGTCGGACCGAGCGGAGCTGA
- a CDS encoding NAD-dependent epimerase/dehydratase family protein, whose amino-acid sequence MSESERDDGTAAGSLLVTGGTGFLGLHACQYFRDQGWDVTAFDLKPFEADDDADGIDYVEGDVRSESSVADALERSDATAVVHAAAALPLWDADRIRETTIDGTRNVLWAAKEAGVERVCYVSSTAVYGTHDTHPITERSPLEGVGPYGEAKIQAEKVCEDFRRMGLCVPILRPKTFIGPKRLGVFQVLFDWIEDGANVPLVGWGNNRYQLLHVHDLLTAIDLLLTADEAAANDTFNVGTDEFTTMKADFQAPIDYADTGKRTIGTPAFLTVAVLRVLDRLNLSPLYPWVYETAHEDSYVSVEKLKGLGWEPTYSNREALVETYDWYLEHDASDEAADETGLDHRVAWDQGALTIAKKVSQRI is encoded by the coding sequence ATGAGCGAGAGTGAACGCGACGACGGTACCGCCGCCGGTTCCCTGCTCGTGACGGGGGGAACCGGATTCCTCGGTCTCCACGCGTGCCAGTACTTCCGGGATCAAGGGTGGGACGTTACCGCGTTCGATCTGAAGCCCTTCGAGGCGGACGACGACGCGGACGGAATCGATTACGTCGAGGGAGACGTGCGAAGCGAAAGCTCCGTGGCCGACGCCCTCGAGCGCAGCGACGCCACGGCCGTTGTCCACGCCGCGGCCGCGCTCCCGCTGTGGGACGCAGACCGCATCCGAGAGACGACCATCGACGGGACGCGAAACGTGCTCTGGGCGGCGAAAGAAGCCGGCGTCGAACGGGTCTGTTACGTCTCTTCGACCGCGGTGTACGGGACCCACGACACGCATCCCATCACCGAGCGGTCGCCGCTCGAGGGGGTCGGTCCCTACGGCGAGGCCAAGATACAGGCCGAGAAGGTGTGCGAAGACTTCCGGCGCATGGGGCTGTGCGTCCCCATCCTTCGTCCGAAAACGTTCATCGGGCCGAAACGGCTCGGCGTGTTTCAGGTGTTGTTCGACTGGATCGAAGACGGCGCGAACGTCCCGCTCGTCGGGTGGGGAAACAACCGGTACCAACTGTTGCACGTCCACGACCTCCTCACCGCGATCGACCTGCTGCTCACCGCCGACGAGGCGGCGGCCAACGACACGTTCAACGTCGGCACGGATGAGTTCACGACCATGAAAGCGGATTTTCAGGCGCCAATCGATTACGCGGATACGGGCAAGCGCACAATCGGAACGCCGGCCTTCCTCACGGTTGCAGTCCTGCGCGTCCTGGATCGCCTGAACCTCTCTCCGCTCTACCCATGGGTCTACGAGACAGCCCACGAGGACTCCTACGTCTCGGTCGAGAAACTGAAAGGGCTCGGCTGGGAGCCGACGTACTCCAATCGAGAGGCGCTCGTGGAGACGTACGACTGGTACTTAGAGCACGACGCGTCGGACGAAGCGGCAGACGAAACCGGCCTCGATCACCGCGTCGCGTGGGATCAGGGAGCACTCACCATCGCGAAGAAAGTCTCCCAGCGAATCTGA